CGCAAGATAGAAACCAACGGGGTCGAGCAGATCCCGGACCACGAACGTACCGCCGGCCCCAAGGATCTGTTCCGACTGATCTTCGGCGGCGCCAATACCTTTGCCACCGCCGTGCTGGGTTCTTTTCCCGTGCTGTTCGGCCTGTCGTTCCAGGCCGGTGTCTGGGCGATTGTGCTGGGCGTGCTGGTGGGTGCGCTGATCCTCGCGCCAATGGGCCTGTTCGGGCCGATCAATGGCACCAACAACGCCGTGTCTTCCGGTGCGCACTTTGGCGTGCACGGGCGGATTGTCGGCTCGTTTCTCTCGCTGCTGACGGCGATTGCCTTCTTCTCACTATCGGTGTGGAGTTCAGGTGATGCGCTGGTGGGCGGTGCGAAACGTCTGATTGGCTTGCCGGAAACCGACCTGAGCCTGGGCCTGGCCTACGGCGTGTTCGCGATTCTGGTGCTGACCGTGTGCATCTATGGCTTTCGCTTCATGCTGTGGGTCAATCGCATTGCCGTGTGGGCGGCGAGCCTGCTGTTCCTGCTGGGGATCTTCGCGTTTGCGCCGGCCTTCGACAGCCACTTCGCCGGCACCGTAGCGCTGGGCCAGACCGGCTTCTGGGCGGCCTTTATCGGCGCCGCGCTGGTGGCCATGAGCAATCCGATTTCGTTCGGCGCGTTCCTGGGTGACTGGTCACGCTATATCCCGCGTGAGACGCCGAAAATACGCATCATGCTGGCAGTGGTCCTGGCGCAAATCGCCACCTTGATCCCCTTCCTGTTCGGCCTGGCCACCGCGACCATCGTGGCGATCAAGGCACCGGACTATATTGCGGCCAACAACTATGTCGGCGGTTTGCTGGCCGTGGCGCCGAGCTGGTTCTTCCTGCCGGTGTGCCTTATCGCAGTGATCGGTGGCATGTCCACCGGCACGACGTCGCTGTATGGCACCGGGTTGGACATGTCCAGCGTATTCCCGCGCCTGCTGTCGCGGGTCAAGGCCACGTTGCTGATCGGGGTGATGTCGATTGCCTTCATCTTTATCGGACGTTTCGCCGCCAACCTGGTGCAGAGCGTGTCGACCTTCGCCGTGCTGATCATCACCTGCACCACGCCGTGGATGGTGATGATGATCATCGGCCTGATCGTGCGTCGCGGTTTCTATTGCCCGGATGACCTGCAGGTGTTCACGCGTGGTGAAACCGGCGGCCGCTACTGGTTCAGCCACGGCTGGAACTGGCGCGGGCTGGGAGCGTGGATCCCGAGTGCGCTGGTGGGCCTGTGCTTCGTCAACCTGCCGGGGCAGTTTGTCGGGCCGCTGGGCAATCTGGCGGATGGCATTGATATCAGCCTGCCGGTGACGCTGGGGCTGGCCTCGGTGGTGTACCTGACCTTGCTTCGTGTGTTCCCGGAACCGGCGGCTGTTTATGGCCCCCAGGGGCCGCTTCGCAGCCCAACGGGAGCAAGCTCCCTCGCCACAAAAAGCGCCTCAATAGCCTAAAAAAACAATCGGAGAACCGCCGTCATGGCTTTGGATTTATTCGTCGTACTCATCTACGCCGCCGGCATGCTCGTGCTCGGCTACTACGGCATGCGCCGCGCCAAGACCCACGAAGACTACCTGGTGGCCGGTCGCAACCTGGGCCCATCGCTGTACATGGGCACCATGGCCGCCACGGTATTGGGCGGGGCGTCCACCGTCGGCACCGTGCGCCTGGGCTACGTGCATGGCATCTCCGGCTTCTGGCTGTGTGCTGCGCTGGGCATGGGCATCATTGCGCTGAACCTGTTCCTGGCCAAGCCGCTGTTGAAGCTGAAGATCTTCACCGTGACCCAGGTGCTGGAAAAACGCTACAACCCCATGGCCCGCCAGGCCAGCGCGGTGATCATGCTGGCCTACGCACTGATGATCGGCGTGACCTCGATCCTGGCCATCGGCACCGTGCTGCAAGTGCTGTTCGGCCTGCCGTTCTGGATCTCGGTGCTGCTTGGCGGTGGCGTGGTGGTGGTGTACTCGACCATCGGCGGCATGTGGTCGCTGACCCTCACCGACATCGTGCAATTCGTGATCAAGACCGT
The genomic region above belongs to Pseudomonas azotoformans and contains:
- a CDS encoding purine-cytosine permease family protein, with the protein product MNNKNNDKSIRKIETNGVEQIPDHERTAGPKDLFRLIFGGANTFATAVLGSFPVLFGLSFQAGVWAIVLGVLVGALILAPMGLFGPINGTNNAVSSGAHFGVHGRIVGSFLSLLTAIAFFSLSVWSSGDALVGGAKRLIGLPETDLSLGLAYGVFAILVLTVCIYGFRFMLWVNRIAVWAASLLFLLGIFAFAPAFDSHFAGTVALGQTGFWAAFIGAALVAMSNPISFGAFLGDWSRYIPRETPKIRIMLAVVLAQIATLIPFLFGLATATIVAIKAPDYIAANNYVGGLLAVAPSWFFLPVCLIAVIGGMSTGTTSLYGTGLDMSSVFPRLLSRVKATLLIGVMSIAFIFIGRFAANLVQSVSTFAVLIITCTTPWMVMMIIGLIVRRGFYCPDDLQVFTRGETGGRYWFSHGWNWRGLGAWIPSALVGLCFVNLPGQFVGPLGNLADGIDISLPVTLGLASVVYLTLLRVFPEPAAVYGPQGPLRSPTGASSLATKSASIA